The genomic interval CTGGGGCCCCAGGAGATGAGGATAAGTGAAAGTTCCCTAccatcttctttatcttttgtccctctcttcccctccccctaGATGCCCACCAGGGATGGCTGGCTGCCCTACAGGACCAAAGTATCCTTGTCCCCCTGGCTTGGGATCTAGGGCTCCTGCTATTATTTGTAGGGCAGCACAGCCTCATGGCAACTGAGACAGTGAAGGCATGGATGTCCCGGTACTTTGGGGTCCTTCAGCGGTCACTGTATGTGGCATGTACTGCCCTGGCCTTGCAGGTATGAGGCCTTGGCAGCTGAGTTCCCAAGGGAAACAGTCTGTGGGAAGGATGCCTTAGATCGGAAGGGCAAAGATCTTAGGCATCTTGGGAAAAAAGTGGGTTTAGGATAACTGAGGATGTTCAGGACTTGAAGTTCAGCTTCCATTCTTTTACAGCACATACCCTACTTTTTATCAAGAAGGGCATACATTCCCCAGGCATGATATATGAAGTGTGCATTGTTACCTTTGCAACTTTGTTCATGTTGTCCTGCTTGAGATCCCCTCGTTTGCTCTTCAGTCCTACCCTTTCCTCAGAACCACTTGCCTAGGTCTCAGAAAAGGATTCCCAATTCACACTCATCAGTCTTTCTCAGTGGGTGCTTGGCATAGGCCACTTTGTGTACCTAGGTGGCCACCCCTTCTGTTCTGTAAGTCTTCAGGGTAGACACAGGTCATCCTTACATCCTTGGGCCCCCACCCAGCACCCTCCACATGGTGAATATTTAACGATGCTTGTCGTAGAGGTAGGGAGAGCCACAGGCCAGCCTGGCGTCAGCAGCCTCAGGGTCTAGGTCTCCCAAGGGTGGGCCAGGATACCCAGCCCCTCATCTTTCCCCCAGCTGGTGATGCGGTCCTGGGAGCCCATATCCAGAGGCCCTGTGTTGTGGGCAGCTCAGGCAGAGCCATGGGCCACCTGGGTGCCACTCCTCTGCTTTGTGCTCCATGTCATTTCCTGGCTCCTCATCTTCAGCATTCTTCTCGTCTTTGACTATGCCGAGCTCATGGGCCTCAAACAGGTGAGTCCCAGATCCTCACCTGATGCTTTCCAGAACACTGCTTTCCCTTCCATGGATTTCCCTCCACCTCCCCCCATGGTCTTCACCTTCCTTGCTTTTGACTCCCttacttccctccctctcttgtAAGAGTCTTCCTTCAGCCCTTCCTCAAAGGCTAGAAACCATGGGCTTCCTGGCCTCTGGAGAAGGACCAGAGATGAAGGTCAGGAGCCATATCTCACAAGGGCCTGAGTTATAGAAGAAACTTTCCTGGAAGGGAGGAAAAGGGTGGCTAAATTGTGAAAAGGGACTGACTCCACTGCTAAGCTGTTCTCCCTTCTAGGTGTACTATCAtgtgctggggctgggggagcctCTGGCCCTGAAGTCTCCTCGGGCTCTGAGACTCTTCTCTCACCTGCGCCACCCAGTGTGTGTGGAGCTGCTGACAGTGCTATGGGTGGTGCCTACCCTGGGCACTGACCGCCTCCTCCTTGCTCTCCTCCTTACCCTCTACCTGGGCTTGGCTCATGGGCTTGACCAGCAAGACCTCCGCTACCTCCGGGCCCAGCTGCAAAGAAAACTTCGTCTGCTTTCTCGGCCCCAGGATGGGGAGGCAGAGTGAGGAGCAAACCCTGGTTCCAAACCCCATACTTCTCCCTCAACATCCCAATCAGTTAACTTCCAGACCCTGGCAGCTTCAGACCAGAGGCCCAATTCTAAAGCTGAAGGGGCTATCCCTTCCCCTGATTGAGCCACCACTTCCAGGGTCCAGCTCCACATCCTACATTCTGAGTTTCAGCTACTGGACTCCAAGGTCTATTTCTCACCAGCCAGGAAGAGGGGTGGCGAATTTATCTGCCTCCTTATAGTTTAAGGCTtgaccccctccccaccacctcccaCCTAACAACCTCCTCATAGGGACATGGGTCTAGCCAGACCACTCCCTGGCACTGTTACttccctctgagcctcagggaTCTAACCCCCACTCCCCTGCCCCCGCTGCACCTCCTTAGGCCCAGGGACCTCCTTAGGCCCAGCCCCCGGGCTTGGTCCTGCAACTTCGTTGAGAGGATCCTCTCACTCTGAATTCGGGTGTCTAAGGGTTCCCTGGTTCCCACCTGTTGGAAGGAACACGTGCTGCAGCATAATAAAATTCAgccaaatttttaaacaaaaggcATGTAGTCTGTCGGTGTTTTCCCAAATTGCAGGGTTGACTTTGGAACGGAAGGCAAGTTGGAGCCTGGGCGAGCCGAACTCGAGTCTGGGCAGCCACCGCGCCCTCTGGCGACCGCTGGGCGGCGGCCACTCCCCGTGGACCTACCCCCACTTTCCCAGAGCAGCCCAGTCTCCCTTCCTCCAAATCTCCCAATTTCCCGGCTGCAGACCAGGGACCCATGGAAGACAGGTTGCACTTAAAAAGAGTGGGGCAACGGTTCTGGTACGGAAGCGAGCTTCCAAATCCATGGCTTCCGAGCGCCTCTCCTGTCGCCCCGCTCCACACGGGTTCTCCACAGCCTGGCGGCGGCCTGGACCCCACAGTAACAAAGGCCGTCCCGGGAAGGCAAAAGCGTGGGGAGGGGCGGCAGGATGGGAAGGGCGGGCCCCGCTCGGAGCAGCTGCTGCTTCCTCCCCAAGTCCCTCGAGGGGCCTGAGTCACGGGCCGCCGCCCAGGGTCGGCGAGATGGGGGCGGAGGTCTGGACACCTGGGTTCTCCAGAGCAACCGGCAAGGAGCTTGGTGAGGGGGCCCCGATAAGGGAGAGCGGAGAGCCAGGGGTCGCGGCCGGAAAGGGTGTACGGGAGCCCAGTCCCACGCGCGGACGCAGGGAGCGAGGCCCCGCCCCCTTCCCGGGCCCCGCCCGCGCCCCCTTCCCTCTACTCATTGTCCTCAGACAAAGCGGTCGCGGCCCCCGCCAGGCCCCCAGGTCTAGGTCTCGGTCTCCCTCTTTGCTCCTCCAGGGctccctcttctccccctcctccctcctgtctCCGGATCTCCCTCgatccctctctcctcctcttcctctcctctcgGGACCCCAGGCTCCCGCGCACCCCTCCCCTCGGAACCCCTCAGCGTGTAAGTTGCCCGAGGGGCTACCGGACTTGGGGAAGGCGGTGTCTCCTCTCTCGCTTCCCCGCTCCCGTCCTTGCCCCAGACCTTGGGCTGTCTCCCCTTTGTGCCGAGATTGCCTGTCCGTGCGGTCACAGGCGGGGTGGGCATGGCTGGCTATGTCAGGGTTCCATGAGAGCGGAGACCCGCGCACAGGACTCTCAGACTCCGGAGAGAAGAGACGTGGAGCCGGTCCTCCGTACGCCAGGGTCCCGGGCACAGCCGGTGTGGGAGGCAGGAGGTGGAGACGGGACGGGGTCGGGGTGGACGCCAGGGTTCTGGGAACGGGCTGGCAGCCCAGACACCCGGGTTCCGAAAGTCCCCGGGGAAGGGTATTTCCCCCGACCCGCTTTGGGGCAGAGTGCGGAGcggaggggtgggggctggggggcgggAGAGGCGTGTTCCGAGCGGAGCTGGAAGGGGACCGGACCTCTGGGGCCCGCGCCGAGGAGCGTCAGGCTGCTACTGCCGAGCTCCCTTCCCTCGGCCCGCTGCTTCTCCCGCTCCCCCTTTCCTCTCCGCTCTCCGTCCGCTCCTCCCCTCCCGACACCCACTCAGGCCCCACTGCCCGCTCTCCGGCGGGATTCCCTGCCGTCTCTTCCCACTCTCACCGCCCCTGGGGGGAGGCCGGGGCCACTTCCCCTGAAAGCTGCCTCCCTCACCCTCAGCCTCTCTTCTGTCTTCTCCCTCATGCCAACTTCTCTTTTCGCCCTTTCTTCTCACATCCCTGGGACTGCCTCTGATACACACTAGTCCTGCACTGCCAGATCCGACTCCCGCCTCTTCTCCCTGTATCTCCACTTTTCCTCTCACCTCACTCGCCCCCACAACTTGGCCTATagctttttcttcagtttctcagtttccccgtcctctgccttccctcctcttcctccttccgtCTGCACCCtcagcccctctgccctctctGTGCCCACCTCTCCCCCTCCACTTCCTCTCCTGCCACCCCTAGTTTcatcccctgggcctctctggagCCTCTCCTTCCTGTTCTCTGCCCCCAGCACTCCTCACCTCACCTCAAGGCAAGCATGGCCACCATCCCTGATTGGAAGCTACAGCTGCTAGCCCGGCGCAGGCAGGAGGAGGCGATTGTTCGTGGCCGGGAGAAGGCTGAGAGGGAGCGGCTGTCCCAGATGCCAGCCTGGAAGCGGGGGCTCCTGGAGCGCCGCCGGGCCAAACTTGGTCTGTCTCCTGGGGAGCCTAGCCCTGTGCCTGGGACTGCAGAGGCTGTACCTCCAGACCCAGACGAGCCTGCGGTCCTCCTGGAGGCCATTGGGCCAGTGCACCAGAACCGATTCATTCGGCAGGAACGCCAGCAGCGTCAGAGTGGAGAGCTATCTGCAGAGAGAAGGTCTGGGCCTTCCGAGACCCGGGAGCCGAAACCTAGCCCTGCGGTGATGCGGGATCAGAGCCCCAAAGGAACAGCGTCAAGAGAAGAGCACCTTAGTCCCAGGGAGGCCAGAGAGAGGAGGCTGGGAATAGGGGGAGCCCGAGAGTCCAGCCCCAGGGCTTCAGAGGCTCTGGACTGGAGGCAGAGTTCAGGAGAGGCAGGAGACTGGAACTCCAGGCTGTCAGAGGCACAGAAATGGAAGCTGAGACCCAGAGAAACTCCAGAGCAGAGTTTGAGACTGGCGGAGCCTAGAGAACAAAGCCCCAGGAGAAAAGAGGTGGTGGAAAGTAGACTGAGCCCAACAGAGTTTGAAAAAGAGAAGCTGGACCTGACAGAGGCCCATAAATGGGGGTCTGACTCCAGAGAGTCTCAGGAACAGAGTTTGGTACAACTGGAAGCATCAGAGTGGAGGCTGCGTtcagcagaagaaagaaaagactgcTTTGAGGAATGtgggaaaaaagaagagagaccaGTTCCAAGGATGGCCACACAACTGACTTCAGGGTTGTTAGAGACCCTGACGAGGGAGGCTCCAGATAGCAGCTGTGGAGGAGTGGACACAGCAGATCAGAGGCCCAACCCTGTGGAGGATGACGAGAGGAGCTTGAGGCTGACAGAAGGGTGGAAATGGACCCTGAACTCTGGAAAGGTTCGAGAATGGACACTTAGGGTGATAGAGACTCAAACTCAGAAACCAGACCCTGCAGAGTCTGCTGAGAAGCGTCTTGAGCCTCTTGGTGCAGAGGCTGGAGAAGGGGAGGTTGAGAAGGGGGCGGGGGATCAGGGCAGGCCTCTGAGCACCCTACAGAACCGCTGCTCTGTGCCCTCCCCCCTCCCACCAGAGGACGCTGGGACTGAAGGCTCTAGACAGCAGGAAGAGGAAGCCGGGGAACAACGGCCCCCAACAGCAGCCCCTCTGTCTCCCcgacccccagccccacctgccccccagccccctggggatCCCCTCATGAGTCGTCTGTTCTATGGGGTGaaggcagggccaggggtgggggccCCACGCCGCAGTGGGCACACCTTCACAGTCAATCCCCGGCGGTCCATgccccctgcagcccctgccacCCCGGCCACCCCAGTCACAGCTGATGCTGCAGTTCCTGGGGCTGGGAAGAAGCGGTACCCGACTGCCGAGGAGATCTTGGTGCTGGGGGGCTACCTCCGCCTCAGCCGCAGCTGCCTTGTCAAGGGGTCCCCTGAGAGGCACCACAAACAGGTAGGGAGCAGCCAAGCCAGTCTTCTGAAAAGCCCACTTGTCAGTTCTGACTCCTGTCTTTGTCTTTTTATACCCCTGTATTCTTGTATTCCTCTGCTTTTTCTTGATTAATTCCTGCCACCACCCTTCCTCCTCTGCACACACATTCTTCCTTCTTGCAGCCCTCCATTAATTTCCAAGCCCCAAGGATCCTGCCCGGCAATCAAGGGCTGTCCCAGGGTGTGTCTCTCTCAGGGTGTGCCCAGACTGCTCACTCACCCTTCCCTCAGGCAGTGAGGTGCACCCCCCCCCACGacccccatctctctccttcctttcctgaaTCTGTGACCCAACTCAGCCCATCTGGTGggagtccttggatctcaagttaccAGGGTGAAAGCACTTTCAGCCTTCCAGGGGTGAGAATGGTGAGGCAGAAAGCCTGGGGAGGTGAGGGGGTGGCTCTGAGGTTCTAGAGAGAAATGGCAGGGAGGAGTGAGTGGAGGAAGGTCTCACAGTCTCAAGGAGGAGGTGGGCAGAGCTGAGTGGGGACATCCTAGGgtagagggggagggggaaatggTACAGGGCTGGCCAAAGCAGAGAGAAGGCTTTTGAACCCTGATTCTGCCCCATACACACAGAGGCCGTTTGAAGTAGGTGACCTCCGGGTTGCACACCCCCAGCTGGGCCACTGCTTCAGACAGTGCTCCCTTCTCTCGGGACAAGAAAAGCCTTCTCCTCTCCCTGTCCTTCCTCCCTGGTCTTCCCCTCCCCCTAGAACTGGCTCAGCATTTGGTTTTCCCCTCTCTTCCTGTCATCCTGATCTCTCCCTCCCCTTGGGgtagaaaaagagagaagtgaATTTGGAGGAATTTAGCTGAGAGCAGGGAATACAATGGGAGTTGGGGATAGAGGTGGGGGCAGAGTCAGGAAACGGTTAGAGGTTGAACTGGAAAAGGGGCATTCAGTGATATGGGAGCAGCCAGGCTGATTTCtccccctggccctggcccaACCCCTTCCCTACACACCTATTAGTTTACAGCTTAAAAATCTGTAAGCAAAGAGAGTTCCCTGGACCTAGCACATCTTCCCAGGGACTGCAAAAGCCCTTCCTAGTCTCCAGTCTTCATCCCATGTGTG from Manis pentadactyla isolate mManPen7 chromosome 16, mManPen7.hap1, whole genome shotgun sequence carries:
- the NRM gene encoding nurim isoform X1; this encodes MAPALLLVSAALASFILAFGTGVEFVRFTSLRPLLGGIPESAGPDAHQGWLAALQDQSILVPLAWDLGLLLLFVGQHSLMATETVKAWMSRYFGVLQRSLYVACTALALQLVMRSWEPISRGPVLWAAQAEPWATWVPLLCFVLHVISWLLIFSILLVFDYAELMGLKQTSATSGPSCKENFVCFLGPRMGRQSEEQTLVPNPILLPQHPNQLTSRPWQLQTRGPILKLKGLSLPLIEPPLPGSSSTSYILSFSYWTPRSISHQPGRGVANLSASL
- the PPP1R18 gene encoding phostensin; the encoded protein is MATIPDWKLQLLARRRQEEAIVRGREKAERERLSQMPAWKRGLLERRRAKLGLSPGEPSPVPGTAEAVPPDPDEPAVLLEAIGPVHQNRFIRQERQQRQSGELSAERRSGPSETREPKPSPAVMRDQSPKGTASREEHLSPREARERRLGIGGARESSPRASEALDWRQSSGEAGDWNSRLSEAQKWKLRPRETPEQSLRLAEPREQSPRRKEVVESRLSPTEFEKEKLDLTEAHKWGSDSRESQEQSLVQLEASEWRLRSAEERKDCFEECGKKEERPVPRMATQLTSGLLETLTREAPDSSCGGVDTADQRPNPVEDDERSLRLTEGWKWTLNSGKVREWTLRVIETQTQKPDPAESAEKRLEPLGAEAGEGEVEKGAGDQGRPLSTLQNRCSVPSPLPPEDAGTEGSRQQEEEAGEQRPPTAAPLSPRPPAPPAPQPPGDPLMSRLFYGVKAGPGVGAPRRSGHTFTVNPRRSMPPAAPATPATPVTADAAVPGAGKKRYPTAEEILVLGGYLRLSRSCLVKGSPERHHKQLKISFSETALETTYQYPSESSVLEELALEPEAPSALCSPAAQPEDEEDEEELQPELQSGLRTKALIVDESCRR
- the NRM gene encoding nurim isoform X2; amino-acid sequence: MAPALLLVSAALASFILAFGTGVEFVRFTSLRPLLGGIPESAGPDAHQGWLAALQDQSILVPLAWDLGLLLLFVGQHSLMATETVKAWMSRYFGVLQRSLYVACTALALQLVMRSWEPISRGPVLWAAQAEPWATWVPLLCFVLHVISWLLIFSILLVFDYAELMGLKQVYYHVLGLGEPLALKSPRALRLFSHLRHPVCVELLTVLWVVPTLGTDRLLLALLLTLYLGLAHGLDQQDLRYLRAQLQRKLRLLSRPQDGEAE